Within Amycolatopsis sp. cg5, the genomic segment TCGGGGATCTTCTACCCGATCACCGCGATGGCGCAGTGGCTGCAATGGCTCGCGCAGGCGTTCCCGATCTACTGGCTCGGCCTCGGCATGCGGTCGGCGATGCTGCCGGACACTGCGGCCGCGGTCGAGATCGGCGGATCGTGGCGGCACTTCGAAACCATCGGGGTGCTCGGAGCCTGGGCGGTGCTCGGCCTTATCCTCGCGCCGATCGTGTTGCGCCGGATGGCGCGCCACGAGTCCGGATCGAGTGTGGCCGAGCGCCGGGAGAAGGCGATGCAGCGTGTCGGGTGAGGTGGTGCACAACCGCATCGCCATGTTGCGTGCGGAACGAGGCATCTCACGGCGCCAGCTCGCCGACGGCCTCGGCGTGCACTACCAGACGATCGGCTATCTCGAACGCGGCGAGTACAGCCCCAGCCTCTTCCTGGCGCTGAAGATCGCGGAGTACTTCGAGGTGGCCGTGGAGGTCATCTTCTCGACCGAGCCGTTCCCGCGGCTCGGCGAGCGCTCGGCCTCGTGAGCGTTGCGGGCGGTTCCCGCCATGACGAACGTAAACCTGAGCACCCTCGTTGTGCAGGGTTTTCGGCCATTCAGCGGCCGAAAACCCTGCACAACTAACGGTTCAGCCCCCGGTGTCAGGCGAACGTCAAACTTAGCCTTTTAGCTATAGCGACCGGACTACCCGCAACCCTGTTACGGTTGGCTCATGCGCTGGCTGGCGCTCGTGGTGGTGATGGCGCTGCTCGCCGCCTGCTCGACCGAGGTGCCCGGCACCCCGGCGTCGAAGCCGGCTCTCGCCGCCGCCATCAAGGGTGGGCCGTGAGTGTTGCGGGCGGTTAGAACCGAATGTCGGGTAGTTGAGGTTCGGGCGGGTTCGTCAAGCCCGTTGCTCGGCGGGTGTCGCGCAGGTCGGTTGAGCCTTGTGAACGGGGCGTTCGTAACGCTGAGGGCGCAATTCGGGGATTTGGGTCCTGTGTGGACGTTAGCTGGGTTTGCGTTCGGTGGCCCAGTCTTCGCGAAACGCGTCGTTTGACAGCGCAGGCCGAGCCTTAACTGCCCGGCATTGGGTTCTAACCGGCGAAAACGCTCACGAGGCCTAAAATCGGTGGCGTCGGCTGGGGTGGGGTTGAGAGCATCGGCGGCATGTCAACCATCGTCGTACCCAGGTCGTTGCCCGTCGTCGCCACCGCGACGGCGAAGCAGCAGGCGGCCCTGAGCCGGAAGCGACCACGTCCAGTGTCGTGACCGGCTCGTTCGTCGCGGGGCTGCTCGCCGGGTATGGGATCGCGCTGCCGGTCGGGGCGGTCGCGGCGTATCTGGTGGCGCTGACCGCGCGGAACTCGCTCAAGGTCGGTGCGGCAGCCGCGCTCGGGGTGGCCAGTGCCGATGGGCTCTACGCGCTCGTCGCGGTGCTGGGTGGCGCGAGTATCGCCGCGGTCATTCAACCGATCGGTGGCACGCTCAAGGTCGTCGCCGCGGTCGTCCTCGTCGGGCTCGCGGGTGTCGGGGCGGCGCGGGCGATCAGGGACTTCAGGTCCGAAGTGGACACGAGGACCGTCAAGCCGTTGACCGTTCCCAGGGCCTACTTCAGCCTTCTCGGGATCACCGTGCTCAACCCGGCGACCGTCGTCTACTTCGCCGCGCTCGTCATGGGTGACAGGGCGCAGACGGCCAATGCGGCCGTGTTCGTCGTAGCCGCCTTCTTGGCGTCGGCCAGCTGGCAACTCACCGTCGCGTGTGGGGGAGCGGTGCTGGGACGGGTGCTGACCGGACACAAAGGACGGTTGATCACCGCGCTCACGTCGAGCGCGGTGATCGCCGGCCTCGCGGTTCAGATGGTCGTGTAGTGCGAAGCGTCGCCTTCGAGCGACTCGGAGCGCTCGCCGTCGACGCCCACCGGGACATCGCCTGCCACGGTGACCCGGTGGAGGCGTCGGGGGAGGTCGTCGTAGTTGTCGATGGCGTAGTGCTGGGTGATGCGGTTGTCGAACAGCACCAGCTGGTTCGGCTCCCACGAAACCCGCACGATGTTCTCCGGACGGGTCACATAGGACTGCAGCAGTCGCAGTATGTCCCGTGACTCCGTTGTGGACAGTCCGACGATCCGCTGTGCGAAGCCGCCGATGTACAGCCCGCGCTCACCGGTCTCGGGGTGCACCCGCACGACCGGGTGCGCGGTGCGGAACTTCTGCGAGACGAAGACCTCGCGGCGTGCCTTTTCCTTGTCGCTCAAGGAAGGCTGGACGTAGTCGTAGTCATTGGTGTGCACCGCGCGCAGCGTGTCGGCGAACGCGCGCAGTGGCGACGGCAGGTCGCGGTAGGCCGCGGCCGTGTTGGCGATCAGCGTCTCGCCGCCGTACGGGGGCACCACCAGGCTGCGCAGTGTGCTGGCCTTGGGTGGCGCGACCACGAACGTCACGTCCGTGTGCCACTGGTTCGCGCGGCCTTCCTCGCTGTCCACCGGCAGGATCGCGGGCGCGCCGTCGACCGACGGCACCGTCGGGTGTGCCTTGGTCAGCTCGCCGAAGCGCGCGGCGAAGCGCAGCTGGCCTTCGTCGTCGAGTGAGACGTTCTTGAACACGAGCGCCTTGTGCTCGTGCAACGCGTCCTTGACGAACTGGACGTCGAAGTCGCCTGCCGGGTCGATGCCGATGACCTCGGCGCCGATGCGCCCGGTGATCTTCCTGATGTCGATGAGTGTCATGCCGCGTGCTCCTTTACTCGGGTGGCCGGTCGCGCGAGGCCGTAGTGGCCGCGCAGGGTGGAAGCGCTGTATTCGGTGCGGAAGAGGCCCCGGCGCTGCAATTCGGGGACGACGAGGTCGACGAAATCGGTGAGACCGCCGGGCAGTGTCGGCGGCATGATGTTGAACCCGTCCGCGGCGCCCGCCGTGAACCAGTGCTCCAGCTGATCCGCCACCTGGACCGGGGTGCCCGCGAACACGCGGTGCCCGCGGCCGCCCGCCAGCCGCTCGATGAGCTGCCGGATGGTCAGGTTCTCGCGCCGTGCCAGGCCGGTGACCAGGTCGAACCGGCTCTGCTGACCCTCGGTGAAGGTGCCGACGTCGGGCAGCGGACCGTCGAGCGGGTAGCCGGCGAGGTCGTGGTCGAGCAGGTTCGACAGCTGCCGCACGCCGTACTCGGGCGTGATAAGCGCGTTGAGTTCGGCTTCGCGTTCGCGTGCCTCGGCTTCGGTGCGCCCGAGGATCGGGCTGATTCCAGGCAGGATCTTGATCTCGTCCGGGGTCCGGCCGTACCGCCCGAGCCTGCCTTTGACGTCGTCGTAGAACGCCTTGCCCTCTTCGAAAGTCTGCTGCGCGGTGAACACCGCCTCGGCGTAGCGCGCCGCGTATTCCTTGCCTGTCTCCGAAGAACCGGCCTGTACCAACAGCGGGTGCCCTTGCACCGGGCGGGGGACGTTCAACGGTCCGCGCACCTGGAAGTGCTCGCCCACGTGATCGATCGGCCGAATGAGGTCGGTGTCCGCGTAGACGCCGGTCTCCTTGTCGATCACCGCGGCGTCGTCTTCCCAGCTGTCCCACAGCTTTTTCGCGACCTCGATGAACTCGGTCGCCCGCTCGTAGCGCAGCTCGTGCGCGGGCCGGGCGTCACGGTTGAAGTTGAGCGCCTCGTCCTTGCCCGCGGAGGTGACGATGTTCCAGCCTGCGCGGCCGCCGCTGAGATGATCGAGCGACGCGAACTTGCGTGCCAGGTGATACGGCTCGTTGTACGTCGTCGACGCCGTCGCGATGAGTCCGATGTGGTCGGTCGCGCCCGCCAGCGCGGACAGCAAGGTCAACGGCTCGAACAGGTTGTGCGAGTTGTAGCGGACGTTGCCCCACAACGCGACCCCGTCGGCGAGGAACAGCGAGTCGAGCTTGCCGCGCTCGGCCGTGCGGGCCAGTTCGACGTAATGCCGCAGGGTCGTCGCGTGGCGAGGGTCGGTGTCCGGATGCCGCCACGCGGCCTCGTGATGGCCGTTCTGCATCAGGAACGCGTTCAAATGCAGTTGTCTGGTCACGCCTTCTCCTTCGGGCGCCAAGCGGAGAACCGTCGTTCGAGTGCGACGAAACCCTGGTTGACGATCAGGCCGAGCACCGAGACCGCGATGATCCCGGCGTACATCTGGGTGATCTGGAAATTGACCTGGGTGTTGTTGATCAGGTAGCCGAGCCCGGCCTTCGCGCCGACCATCTCCGCGGCGATCAGCACGAGGATCGAGTACGACGCCGCCAGCCGGATGCCGGTGAAGATCGTCGGCACCGCGAACGGCAGGATCACCTTGCGGAACAGGCGTGGACTCGACAGCCCGAGCGAGCGGGCGGCCCTGACCAGCAAGGGATCCACCGAGTTGACGCCCGCGATCGTGTTGAGCAGCACCGGCCACACGCAGGCGTAGACGACCAGCGTGATCTTGGACAGCTCGCCGATGCCGAGCAGCAGGGTGAACACCGGCAGCAAGGCCAGCGCGGCCGTGTTGCGCATGAGTTCCAGCAACGGGTTCAGGAACGCCGCGACCGGGCGGTACCAGCCGATCAACAGTCCTAACGGGACACCGATGGCGACCGCCACCACGAAGCCCGACGCCGACCGGCCGAGGCTCGCGGTCAGGTGATCGGCGAGCTGGCCGTTGAGCACCAGCTCCCACAACGCCACCAGATCTTCGGACACCGGCGGCAGGAACGTCCGGGTGCTCTCGTCGAGCACGTAGCGCGGCACGAGTTCCCATGCCGCCAGGAACAGGATGATGGCCGCCGAACTGCGCGCCGCCTTGCCCAAAGCCGAAAGGCCGGGCGGTTTGCGCAGCGTAGGGAGGGCGATCGGCTTTTCCAATGTCGCGGTCATCAGGCCGCCTTCCGGATCTCGTCGTGCAGCAGTTCCCAGAGCTGATGCCGATGGCGCACGAAACCGGGCGAGGACCGCACGTCGCCGGTCCGCTCGCCGAGGTCGATCTCGACGACCTCCTTGAGCCGTCCCGGCCGTGACGTCAGCACCGCGACCCGTTGTCCCAAGTAGACGGCTTCCTCGATGCCGTGCGTGATGAACACGATCGTCTTGCCGGTGCGCCGCCAGATCCGGAGCAGCTCGTCCTGGAGCTGGTCTCGTGTCTGCGCGTCGAGCGCGGCGAACGGCTCGTCCATCAGGAGGACGCCAGGGTCGTAAGCGAGGCTCCTGGCGATCGCGACGCGTTGTTTCATACCGCCGGACAGCTCGTGCGGCAGCTTCTCCTCGAACCCGGAAAGCCCCACCAGGTCAAGGAATTCACGGGCACGATCGGCGCGCTGCCGCTTCGTGAGCGACCCGCCTTCCAGTCCGAACTCGACGTTGGCGCGTGCGGTCCGCCAAGGGAAGAGCGCGTACTGCTGGAAGACCACGCCGCGGTCCAATCCGGGGCCGGTCACCGGCGAGCCGTCGATCAGCACCTCGCCCGACGTCGGCTTGCTGAGCCCGCCGAGCAGGTCGAGCAGCGTCGACTTGCCCGAGCCGCTCGGCCCGACCAGCGAGAGGAAACTGCCGTCGGCGATGTCGAGTGAGACATCGTCCAACGCGGTCAGCGCGCCGAAAGTCTTGGTGACATTGCGGATGTTGATCATTTGGACCCCGCGTAGGGGTTGAACTCGTTGGTGTACAGCTTCTTCGTGTCGATCTTGTCGCTCTTGGTGAACCCTGACTGTTTGAGCCAGCCTTCCCAGAGCGTGTAGTCCTGGTCGCTGATCAGGCCGCCATGCGTGATGCCGACGCTCTTCCAGTACTTGAGCGTGTCCGTGCTCTCGTTGCGGTCGCGCTGTTTGATGATCTTCGTGAACCGCGCGATGACCTCCTCGCGAGGCGTCGTCCGCTCCCACTCGATCGCCCTGGCCACGGCCGAGACGAAGATCTTCGACGTCTCCGGGTACTTCTTGATGAAGTCGGTGCGCAGCACGTACGGACCGCCGTTGTACGGCCCGAACGCCTCGACGTCGGAGACCAGCCTGCGCAGGCCACCGGTCTCCGCGGCGTGGTCCTGCAGGATGCCGTTGAGCGCGCCGACGTCGACCTGCCCGTTGCGCAGCGCCTGCTCGGTGTTGACCGGCGGCAGCACCACGAGCTGGACCTGGTCGGTCTCTGCCTGGGTGAGCCCGTTGCGCAGCAGCCAGGTGTCGAGCGCTGCTTCGAGGTTCGCGCCGACCGTGTTGACCGCGACCTTCTTGCCGATCAGGTCACGCGGCGAGCGGATCGGGCTGTCTTCCTTGACGTAGAAGCCGAGGTAGGTCTTCTCGTCCGAGCCGTAGTAGTTGACGACCGCCTTGACCGGGGCGCCTGCCTCGATGAGCTTGACGACCGCGCCGGTGAAGGCGCCGCCGAAGTCGGTCTGGTCGGTCGCGGCCGACTGGATGTCCTGCGGGCCGCTGATGGTGTTGCCGACCCACTTGAGCTTCACCTGCCCGAAGTAGCCGAGGTCTTCGGCGAGTTCGGGCAGCGAGACGTTGTTCGCGGAACCTTGGTAGCGCAGTTCGAGCTTCTCGGGCTGACCGGGTGCGCTGGCCGTCGCGGAGGTACCGCACCCGGTCAGCGCCACCGCGGCCACGAGGACTGTGGCGAGCAATGGCTGGGTTTTGTTCACGACGCCACTATTGGGCAGCAGGCGAACGAGGGGCAACATTGCGATAATTTGAACTAAAGAAATCTCAGGATGTGCGACGTAGGCCTGTGCTCAAGGGATCTTGGTACAGTGCGTTCAGCAGTACGGCACCGCCTGCCGTGGCCAGTTCGCGGCCGGAAAAGCTAGATGGCACAACGGTTTTCGATGCGTCGTCACAGATCCACGAGCGCGTGGCGACCTCGTCGCGCAGCACGGAAAGGCAGCCGGGGACGTGGTGCACGCTTTGGTCGACGACGATCAGGATTTCCGGATTGAGCACGTCGAGCAATAACGCGGCGGCCTGTCCGAGTAGTCGTGCGCGTTCGTGGAATAGCGCTACCGAATTCGAGTCGCCCTTTTTCGCGAGCGTGAGTAATTCCGGAAAAGGGAGATCGGCTTTACGGGCGACCGTCTGCTCGGAGACCGTCGCCTGCAGGCACCCGGTCCGCCCGCACTCGCACGGCTCGGCGCTGTCGTCGACCGGAAGGTGCGCGACGGCGCCCGCCGCGGACCGCGGCCCGTGGTGCACGGTGTCCCCGGTGGCGAAGGCGGCGTCGACGACGTTGCCCGCGAAGAGCTGGACAACGCTCGCCCGCGCGCGGGTCTGGCCGAGCAGCCGTTCGGCGTGGACGAGCGCGCGGGAATGGCTGTCCACCGCGACGGTCAGTCCTGTGTGCTCGGTCAGCAGGTCCCGTGCCGGCACGTCGTGCCAGCCGAGCAGTGGATGGTCGATGATCGAGCCGGTCTGCTCGTCCACCCAGCCGCCGGTCGCGACGCCGATGCCGTCCGGGTTGCCGAGCTCGAGCAACGCGTCGGCGGCGCCGCGCAATACGGCGCCCGGCTCAGCGCCGGGATGCGGGATCTCGCGCTGGACGAGCACGCGTCCACGCACGTCGAGCAGCGCGACCGTCGCGAAGTGGACGGCGAGGTGGATGCCGCCGATGACGTGGTGCGCGGTGTCGAGGTCGACCGGGACGTGCGGGCGGCCGATGGCGCCGCCGACTTCGGGAAGTTCACGCAGCAGGCCGAGTTCGGTGAGTTCGGCGGTGTGCCCGGTGACGGCGGCGGGGGACAGGCCGGTCCGGCGGGCGATGGTGCTGCGGGCGATGGGTCCGTGGTCGAGCACGGTGCGGAGCACGGAACTCGCGCTGGCGCTGCGCCGATGTGTCCTTTGTGGACCATCGCGCAGCGCCCGCTGAGAACCCATGGCGAAGATGGTTACACGCGTGCGCGGGGTTGCCTAGGACACGCGCAGGGTGCTCACCATGTGAGAGCTGGCCGAGAGGAAACCGGGCACCGGCAGGTCGTCGCGGGTGAGCTGCTTGACGAGCCCGCGCTGACGCCACCACAGCAGCGTGGCGTGGTACATCCCGCGATAGGACGAGTCGTACCGCGAGGCCCAGATGGTCACCGTGCTGCTGACCTCGGTGCCGTTGACCGTGATCGACAGGGTCGGGGCGTGATCACGTTGGCGTGGCTGGAAGTTGAACGTGCCGGGGCCGGAAACGGGTTTCCAGTCGCGGAACTGCTGTTGGACGATGCTGCTCGCCTGCCGGGTTCCGGCGGGTGTTTCCACGTCGAGCTGTTGGTGCGCTTTGGCCTGGATGTAGACCAGCGTGCAGAAAACAGCCAGCGCGGTGAGGATGAGAACTGCTGGCAAGGGTGGACTCCTTTGTCCGTTTCCGTGCTCCCGTCCGCGGGGGTTGGCTTATCACTCGCGCGGGGACAGGCGTTCGTTACGACCGTTACCGGGGATCGGCGGGGAACGCGATCAAGGAGAGATCTTTTCCGGGCCGGTCGGCGGAAGGGCGGACAGCTTAACTCTCGCGCTGACGGGGGACTTGCTGGGGCACCCCTGAAGTGTGAGCGGGCGCTGGATGAATCTTGCGTTATTCCCCTCGCCGACACACGCGGGTTGCGGTGAAGGGTTCTTACGCTGCGCTGAACGGCTGAACGGGTGGTACCTCGGCAGGCGAGTGAAAAATGATCTTCCCGGCCGCGGCCGCTTGGGCGACCATTTCGTCCGCTCCCGCCGACGGTCCGCCGATGCGCAACACAGCGTCGCAATAGGCGAGCAGCCGTTCGGCGATGGGATGGAAGATCTCGTCGAACGCCTCGTCCCCCACACGAGTGGAGCCGGCGAGTGCGACGAGCGGCAGCGCCAGGTCTTCGCCGGTCACCGGCACATGTCCGGCGCGGAACAGCGGGAGCGCGGCCTCGTGCATCGCCGCGACGTTGGCCGCGAGCTTGGCCGGGTCGTCGCCGGTGCCGGAGCGGTGCGGGCCTGCCACCAAGATCATCATGAGGTGCCTCCTATGCCAGGTGGACGGTCGTGCCCGCGTCGCGTAGCGCGTCGAGGGTGCGGGGGCCGACCGGGTGGGTTTCGGGGTCTTCGGCGGCACGGTCGGTGACGAACTCGGCGGCCGCGTCGAGCCCCGCGATCCGGCTGAACGCGCGCGTGCCGA encodes:
- a CDS encoding helix-turn-helix transcriptional regulator, translating into MLRAERGISRRQLADGLGVHYQTIGYLERGEYSPSLFLALKIAEYFEVAVEVIFSTEPFPRLGERSAS
- a CDS encoding LysE family transporter is translated as MTGSFVAGLLAGYGIALPVGAVAAYLVALTARNSLKVGAAAALGVASADGLYALVAVLGGASIAAVIQPIGGTLKVVAAVVLVGLAGVGAARAIRDFRSEVDTRTVKPLTVPRAYFSLLGITVLNPATVVYFAALVMGDRAQTANAAVFVVAAFLASASWQLTVACGGAVLGRVLTGHKGRLITALTSSAVIAGLAVQMVV
- a CDS encoding TauD/TfdA dioxygenase family protein; the encoded protein is MTLIDIRKITGRIGAEVIGIDPAGDFDVQFVKDALHEHKALVFKNVSLDDEGQLRFAARFGELTKAHPTVPSVDGAPAILPVDSEEGRANQWHTDVTFVVAPPKASTLRSLVVPPYGGETLIANTAAAYRDLPSPLRAFADTLRAVHTNDYDYVQPSLSDKEKARREVFVSQKFRTAHPVVRVHPETGERGLYIGGFAQRIVGLSTTESRDILRLLQSYVTRPENIVRVSWEPNQLVLFDNRITQHYAIDNYDDLPRRLHRVTVAGDVPVGVDGERSESLEGDASHYTTI
- a CDS encoding LLM class flavin-dependent oxidoreductase; this translates as MTRQLHLNAFLMQNGHHEAAWRHPDTDPRHATTLRHYVELARTAERGKLDSLFLADGVALWGNVRYNSHNLFEPLTLLSALAGATDHIGLIATASTTYNEPYHLARKFASLDHLSGGRAGWNIVTSAGKDEALNFNRDARPAHELRYERATEFIEVAKKLWDSWEDDAAVIDKETGVYADTDLIRPIDHVGEHFQVRGPLNVPRPVQGHPLLVQAGSSETGKEYAARYAEAVFTAQQTFEEGKAFYDDVKGRLGRYGRTPDEIKILPGISPILGRTEAEAREREAELNALITPEYGVRQLSNLLDHDLAGYPLDGPLPDVGTFTEGQQSRFDLVTGLARRENLTIRQLIERLAGGRGHRVFAGTPVQVADQLEHWFTAGAADGFNIMPPTLPGGLTDFVDLVVPELQRRGLFRTEYSASTLRGHYGLARPATRVKEHAA
- a CDS encoding ABC transporter permease; protein product: MTATLEKPIALPTLRKPPGLSALGKAARSSAAIILFLAAWELVPRYVLDESTRTFLPPVSEDLVALWELVLNGQLADHLTASLGRSASGFVVAVAIGVPLGLLIGWYRPVAAFLNPLLELMRNTAALALLPVFTLLLGIGELSKITLVVYACVWPVLLNTIAGVNSVDPLLVRAARSLGLSSPRLFRKVILPFAVPTIFTGIRLAASYSILVLIAAEMVGAKAGLGYLINNTQVNFQITQMYAGIIAVSVLGLIVNQGFVALERRFSAWRPKEKA
- a CDS encoding ABC transporter ATP-binding protein; protein product: MINIRNVTKTFGALTALDDVSLDIADGSFLSLVGPSGSGKSTLLDLLGGLSKPTSGEVLIDGSPVTGPGLDRGVVFQQYALFPWRTARANVEFGLEGGSLTKRQRADRAREFLDLVGLSGFEEKLPHELSGGMKQRVAIARSLAYDPGVLLMDEPFAALDAQTRDQLQDELLRIWRRTGKTIVFITHGIEEAVYLGQRVAVLTSRPGRLKEVVEIDLGERTGDVRSSPGFVRHRHQLWELLHDEIRKAA
- a CDS encoding ABC transporter substrate-binding protein, producing the protein MNKTQPLLATVLVAAVALTGCGTSATASAPGQPEKLELRYQGSANNVSLPELAEDLGYFGQVKLKWVGNTISGPQDIQSAATDQTDFGGAFTGAVVKLIEAGAPVKAVVNYYGSDEKTYLGFYVKEDSPIRSPRDLIGKKVAVNTVGANLEAALDTWLLRNGLTQAETDQVQLVVLPPVNTEQALRNGQVDVGALNGILQDHAAETGGLRRLVSDVEAFGPYNGGPYVLRTDFIKKYPETSKIFVSAVARAIEWERTTPREEVIARFTKIIKQRDRNESTDTLKYWKSVGITHGGLISDQDYTLWEGWLKQSGFTKSDKIDTKKLYTNEFNPYAGSK
- a CDS encoding ROK family protein, giving the protein MGSQRALRDGPQRTHRRSASASSVLRTVLDHGPIARSTIARRTGLSPAAVTGHTAELTELGLLRELPEVGGAIGRPHVPVDLDTAHHVIGGIHLAVHFATVALLDVRGRVLVQREIPHPGAEPGAVLRGAADALLELGNPDGIGVATGGWVDEQTGSIIDHPLLGWHDVPARDLLTEHTGLTVAVDSHSRALVHAERLLGQTRARASVVQLFAGNVVDAAFATGDTVHHGPRSAAGAVAHLPVDDSAEPCECGRTGCLQATVSEQTVARKADLPFPELLTLAKKGDSNSVALFHERARLLGQAAALLLDVLNPEILIVVDQSVHHVPGCLSVLRDEVATRSWICDDASKTVVPSSFSGRELATAGGAVLLNALYQDPLSTGLRRTS
- a CDS encoding DUF4406 domain-containing protein; the encoded protein is MMILVAGPHRSGTGDDPAKLAANVAAMHEAALPLFRAGHVPVTGEDLALPLVALAGSTRVGDEAFDEIFHPIAERLLAYCDAVLRIGGPSAGADEMVAQAAAAGKIIFHSPAEVPPVQPFSAA